The following proteins are co-located in the Gorilla gorilla gorilla isolate KB3781 chromosome 7, NHGRI_mGorGor1-v2.1_pri, whole genome shotgun sequence genome:
- the LOC129524177 gene encoding uncharacterized protein: MEGSKYAGAAAASLPGVCPRPGGEGRRANPHATRSPGDSAECEAGGRDQGRAAGQRQTGVGKGAAGGGEGWLLAAGYGDGPVPAADGVRTRGGEEGGEGDEPAPRVTSEKPPPPTPPPPSSLLPQFLRLAGSAPERRGRGKREEEEGGDRRAGARRREAGLRETGGKAPSIGRLNVVRPRRCKARADWSVRLPSPAPPGVGCLQSECSGEHVLGKEEAAG, from the coding sequence ATGGAGGGAAGCAAATACGCAGGGGCCGCCGCCGCCTCCCTGCCGGGCGTGTGTCCGCGGCCcggaggggagggcaggagggcgAATCCACACGCCACCCGCTCCCCCGGCGACAGCGCGGAGTGCGAGGCAGGCGGCCGGGACCAGGGGCGCGCCGCCGGCCAGCGGCAGACGGGCGTTGGGAAAGGGGCGGCCGGGGGAGGAGAGGGGTGGCTGCTGGCTGCGGGCTACGGGGACGGTCCGGTCCCGGCGGCGGACGGGGTCCGGACTAGGGGAGgtgaggaaggaggggaaggagatgaGCCCGCACCGCGCGTCACTAGCGAGAAGCCGCCGCCGCCAACACCGCCGCCGCCATCTTCACTTCTGCCCCAGTTTCTCCGTCTCGCAGGCTCCGCTCCGGAGCGGCGGGGGAGGGGCAaacgggaggaggaggagggaggagaccgGCGGGCGGGGGCGCGGCGGCGAGAGGCGGGGCTCCGGGAAACGGGCGGCAAGGCCCCCTCGATTGGGCGGCTCAACGTTGTCCGGCCACGACGCTGTAAGGCGCGTGCCGATTGGTCCGTTCGGCTCCCGAGCCCAGCCCCGCCGGGGGTGGGATGTCTCCAGAGTGAGTGTTCCGGAGAGCACGTGTTAGGGAAGGAGGAGGCTGCGGGCTAG